The proteins below are encoded in one region of Deltaproteobacteria bacterium:
- a CDS encoding cytoplasmic protein has translation MPLYSHRFVEDYKGLVGFGMDREIDEATLNVYLQQFSNDDLMAILRKRLEDKEMEELFLLLSRLLRKHLNDEEYHRLFLKTPEGHHPPETPDP, from the coding sequence ATGCCATTATACAGCCATCGTTTCGTTGAGGATTACAAAGGTCTGGTAGGCTTCGGGATGGATCGGGAAATAGACGAAGCCACGCTGAACGTTTATCTTCAACAGTTCTCAAATGATGACCTTATGGCTATTTTACGCAAGCGGCTGGAAGATAAAGAGATGGAGGAGCTTTTCCTGCTGCTGAGTCGGCTTTTGCGAAAACATTTGAATGACGAAGAGTACCACCGACTTTTCCTGAAAACACCCGAAGGACACCACCCACCCGAGACACCGGACCCTTAA